One window from the genome of Zonotrichia leucophrys gambelii isolate GWCS_2022_RI chromosome 27, RI_Zleu_2.0, whole genome shotgun sequence encodes:
- the NBR1 gene encoding next to BRCA1 gene 1 protein isoform X1 yields MLCLSGGLAPPAPAPRERAMEPRVTLRVTCRGDTRSFLVSDPAHTTWADVEAMVKVSFDLDNIQIKYIDEDNDEVSVNSKEEYEEALKIAVKQGNQLQMNAYEKNPSHALQLHEKNVTEKLVLLKDEKKPLLHHSMLAQGLEEEFKKDKDLTMQQKLNQTRPESTNENPPEWFTSYLETFREQVVKETVERLEQKLYEKLVHCSQPAEFCESSFPAAAAPAESPLGSSSSSSSSRQCDWLMSCCSCHARIVGVRYQCSLCPSYNICEECEAGAYAHDPNHVLLKLRRPIPGVADSYSLAELSPRLPATLEQVRLQKQMDKRFLKAEKQRLRAEKKQRKAEVRELKKQLKLHRKIHLWNSIHVLETNGSPALKSESVQPNTFLSPNQPFQAIVPTLSAVFVDENLPDGTHLKPGTKFIKHWRMKNTGNVEWSSDTKLKLMWGNLTLASAEKKDVIVPSLPSGQVGTVSVEFVAPNIEGTYTSHWRLSHRGEQFGPRIWCSIVVDPSPAADCVEGDWKDSGSCQKSKASRTKQDASLETEAGAQLIGGIAEQTEISLPTVPLKIKNLPSEREFYIPSVDLLTAQDLLSFELLDINIVQELERVPHNTPVDMTPCMSPLPRDSPLLEKPGLGQIEEENEGSGFKLVPGVAEGCLSVDSAVVKVKAEHALNQEEGEEDMSGTQFVCETVIRSLTLDAAPDHKPPQKNPKILQNSLHTLQDTFSCNTITEESPVINSNSTSKKEATIHQSEPVTENSCGDLPLPAENTSPQSAAGNGDEEEDDRDDAQSQCSSASSEDYIIILPECFDTSRPLGDSMYSSALSQPGLEKTGEPETAAEIPEGGNQAQIQRVSDPLTASQTLAAVPLTPATVDSLPQAQRNLSSLQNSTFQEPNTAASEHVSSAPHDQIPREEPSGEDNHEPGSSAFLTKFSEYPRYPQGSSIAGELVKGALSVAASAYKALFAGPPIMEQQPAAPEEQTAALLSSLCEMGFCDRQLNLRLLKKHNNNMIEVVTELLQISNRDWCSRC; encoded by the exons ATGTTGTGCCTGTCGGGAGGGCTggcgccgccggccccggccccgcgggagCGCGCCATGGAGCCGCGGGTCACCCTGCGCGTCACCTGCCGCGGCGACACCCGCTCCTTCCTCGTGTCTGACCCAGCGCACACGACGTGGGCCGATGTGGAGGCCATG gTTAAAGTTTCATTTGACCTGGACAACATTCAGATCAAGTACATTGATGAGGATAATGATGAG GTCTCTGTGAACAGCAaag aGGAATATGAAGAAGCTCTGAAG ATTGCAGTAAAACAAGGAAATCAGCTTCAGATGAATGCCTATGAAAAGAACCCTTCTCATGCTTTGCAACTCCATGAAAAAAATGTGACAGAAAAGCTGGTGCTTCTTAAAGATGAGAAGAAGCCACTTTTGCATCATTCCATGCTAGCTCAGGGCTTAgaggaagaatttaaaaaagacaagGACCTGACCATGCAG caaaAGTTGAATCAGACCAGACCAGAAAGCACAAATGAAAATCCTCCAGAATGGTTTACTAGCTACTTGGAAACA ttCAGGGAGCAAGTGGTTAAGGAGACTgtggagaggctggagcagaagCTGTATGAGAAGCTTGTCCATTGCAGTCAGCCTGCAGAATTTTGTgagagctccttcccagcagcagctgcacctgcagagagccccttgggcagcagcagcagcagcagcagcagcaggcagtgtgACTGGCtcatgtcctgctgcagctgccacgcTCGCATCGTCGGCGTGCGCTACCAGTGCAG cCTTTGTCCAAGCTACAATATCTGTGAGGAGTGTGAGGCAGGAGCGTACGCACACGATCCGAACCACGTCTTGTTAAAGCTGCGCAGACCCATCCCCGGTGTGGCCGACAGTtacagcctggcagagctctcccCACGCCTGCCTGCCACTCTGGAGCAAGTCAG GCTCCAGAAACAGATGGACAAAAGATTTCTGAAGGCAGAGAAGCAAAGATTGCGAGCAGAGAAGAAGCAGCGAAAAGCAGAGGTCCGAGAGCTCAAAAAGCAGCTAAAATTGCACAGGAAAATTCATCTGTGGAACTCTATCCATGTGTTGGAAACAAATGGCTCACCTGCTCTGAAATCTGAGAGTGTCCAGCCTAATACCTTCCT GAGTCCTAATCAACCCTTCCAAGCCATTGTCCCAACACTGAGTGCAGTGTTTGTGGATGAGAATTTGCCTGATGGGACTCACTTGAAACCAGGAACAAAGTTTATCAAACACTGGCGAATGAAGAATACTGGCAATGTGGAGTGGAGCTCAGACACCAAG TTGAAACTCATGTGGGGTAATCTGACCTTGGCATCTGCTGAGAAAAAAGACGTGATAGTGCCATCCCTTCCATCTGGACAAGTAGGAACTGTCTCAGTTGAGTTCGTAGCTCCCAACATAGAAGGAACCTACACCTCTCACTGGAGACTGTCCCACAGAGGGGAACAGTTTGGCCCAAGGATCTGGTGCAGTATTGTGGTggatccctctccagctgctgacTGTGTGGAAGGTGATTGGAAGGATTCTGGCTCCTGTCAGAAGAGTAAAGCTTCCAGAACCAAACAG gaTGCTTCCTTAGAGACAGAAGCAGGTGCTCAGCTGATAGGTGGAATTGCAGAGCAGACTGAAATATCTCTGCCAACTGTTCCTTTAAAGATCAAAAATCTGCCAAGTGAGAGAGAATTTTATATCCCATCTGTTGATCTCCTCACTGCACAG GATTTGCTGTCCTTTGAGCTGTTGGACATTAATATTGTGCAGGAATTGGAGCGGGTGCCACACAATACTCCTGTTG ACATGACTCCATGCATGTCCCCTTTGCCACGTGACAGCCCCTTGCTGGAGAAACCTGGCTTAGGGCAGATAGAGGAGGAGAACGAGGGGAGTGGATTTAAACTAGTGCCTG GAGTGGCAGAAGGCTGCCTTTCTGTGGACTCTGCTGTGGTGAAGGTGAAAGCTGAGCATGCATTGAAccaggaggaaggggaagaagataTGAGTGGGACTCAGTTTGTGTGTGAAACTGTGATTAGATCTCTGACCCTGGATGCTGCACCTGACCACAAACCcccacagaaaaaccccaaaatccttcagA ACTCTTTACACACACTGCAAGACACCTTCAGCTGCAATACAATAACTGAAGAATCTCCTGTGATAAACAGTAATTCCACTTCCAAAAAGGAAGCAACCATTCATCAGTCAGAACCAGTGACAGAAAATTCATGTG gGGACCTTCCACTGCCTGCTGAGAACACAAGCCCCCAGAGTGCTGCTGGCAATGGtgatgaagaggaagatgaCAGAGATGATGCTCAGAGTCAGtgctcctctgcttcctcagAGGATTACATCATCATCCTCCCGGAGTGCTTCGACACCAGCCGGCCCTTGGGTGACTCCATGTACAGTTCAGCTCTGTCTCAGCCTGGTTTAGAGAAGACAGGAGAacctgaaacagcagcagagatccCAGAAGGGGGAAACCAAGCACAGATCCAGAGGGTCAGTGATCCACTGACAGCTTCCCAAACTCTGGCTGCAGTACCCTTAACCCCAGCAACTGTGGACAGCCTACCCCAGGCACAAAG GAATCTTTCATCCCTTCAGAATTCTACCTTCCAAGAACCAAACACAGCAGCTTCAGAGCATGTCTCTTCTGCTCCTCATGATCAAATACCAAGAGAAG AACCCAGTGGTGAAGATAATCATGAGCCAGGATCTTCTGCATTTCTCACTAAGTTCTCAGAATACCCAAG GTACCCTCAGGGCAGCAGCATTGCAGGAGAGCTGGTGAAAGGAGCTTTGTCAGTTGCTGCTTCTGCCTACAAAGCATTATTTGCTGGGCCACCCATTATGGAACAG cagcctgcagctccagaagagcagactgctgctctgctctccagtcTGTGTGAGATGGGATTCTGTGACAGGCAGTTAAACCTGAGGCTGCTGAAGAAGCACAACAACAACATGATTGAAGTGGTCACTGAATTGCTTCAGATCAGTAACAGAGACTGGTGCAGCAGGTGCTAA